A single Hylaeus volcanicus isolate JK05 unplaced genomic scaffold, UHH_iyHylVolc1.0_haploid 12221, whole genome shotgun sequence DNA region contains:
- the LOC128883342 gene encoding uncharacterized protein LOC128883342 isoform X4 gives MRKSETESRTCGQNNIGFRPTVPRKSKTTRASLEINEKKKNKLNTPCTSENLLNNLQFKNSTDTCCHSTQISTKDFTTKKRQRDIPTIELKNRTTGSGKFLNSSTQWCVFHGTTTFCVVTSTSLFFPFCTKKKHLSSCLLCSKCCTKLEKFINEAKRHNCTIEKIDYPVWSNGNKEKESEKIRHVQNISREGLDSTRLSTKSSFLKDQFRVQALCGKLHRFLLTEAHLTMNLWCPFCIMNEKNISNEKHQTKQWTMSQQFNAQKLQKQLFESAKSSFLQNVQKDSRNSTLPQCNVLPPSFTKPIASLSMKFLKPSFSVNSREGSSLNLLQCENAQRNIIHSLAIKDMALYKNVTYLQASTVIRIRMAASNPASILQIADTSSVKDVQAAYRKLARLVHPDKNPHPEKGQRSFSYASMGLAIFDGIKTFCVTFVFLNTFFAKNRYFWYEV, from the exons ATGAGAAAATCCGAAACCGAATCCCGCACATGTGGCCAAAACAATATAGGTTTTCGTCCAACTGTACCTCGAAAAAGTAAAACTACTCGTGCGTCCttagaaataaatgagaaaaaaaaaaacaagttgaATACACCATGTACGTCTGAAAATCTTTTAAACAACTTACAATTTAAGAATAGCACTGACACGTGTTGTCATTCAACTCAAATCAGTACAAAAGACTTTACGACAAAAAAACGACAACGCGACATACCTactatcgaattaaaaaataggaCTACGGGCTCTGGGAAATTCCTTAACAGCTCAACGCAATGGTGTGTTTTTCACGGCACAACAACGTTTTGTGTGGTTACTTCAACATCactttttttccctttttgcactaagaaaaaacatttgtccAGCTGTCTGctttgttcaaaatgttgtacaaagttagaaaaatttataaatgaagcGAAACGACATAATTGtactattgaaaaaattgattacccAGTATGGTCAAatggaaataaagaaaaagaatccgAAAAAATTCGAcatgttcaaaatatttcaagggAAGGTTTAGATTCTACCCGGTTATCTACCAAATCGTCGTTTTTAAAAGATCAATTTAGAGTACAAGCACTGTGCGGGAAGCTTCATCGCTTTTTATTAACCGAAGCTCATTTGACTATGAATCTTTGGTGCCCATTCTgtataatgaatgaaaaaaacatatcGAATGAGAAACATCAAACCAAGCAATGGACTATGTCTCAACAGTTTAATGCtcagaaattacaaaaacaattatttgaatctGCTAAGTCATCTTTTCTCCAAAATGTGCAAAAAGATTCACGAAATTCAACTCTTCCACAATGTAATGTTTTACCTCCCAGCTTTACAAAACCTATAGCAAGCCtttctatgaaatttttaaagccTTCTTTTTCAGTTAATTCAAGAg AAGGTAGTTCGCTAAATCTTTTACAGTGTGAGAATGcgcaaagaaatataattcattcccTTGCTATTAAAGATATGGCtctttataaaaa TGTGACATATTTGCAAGCTTCTACAgttattcgaattcgaatgGCTGCTTCTAATCCAGCATCTATTTTACAA ATTGCCGACACGAGCAGCGTAAAAGATGTACAGGCCGCATATCGAAAGCTTGCTCGACTTGTTCATCCCGACAAAAATCCTCACCCTGAG aAAGGCCAACGCAGTTTTTCATACGCTTCAATGGGCCTGGCAATCTTTGACGGAATCAAAACGTTTTGcgtaacatttgtttttctcaACACGTTTTTCGctaaaaatagatatttttggTACGAAGTGTGA
- the LOC128883342 gene encoding uncharacterized protein LOC128883342 isoform X5 → MRKSETESRTCGQNNIGFRPTVPRKSKTTRASLEINEKKKNKLNTPCTSENLLNNLQFKNSTDTCCHSTQISTKDFTTKKRQRDIPTIELKNRTTGSGKFLNSSTQWCVFHGTTTFCVVTSTSLFFPFCTKKKHLSSCLLCSKCCTKLEKFINEAKRHNCTIEKIDYPVWSNGNKEKESEKIRHVQNISREGLDSTRLSTKSSFLKDQFRVQALCGKLHRFLLTEAHLTMNLWCPFCIMNEKNISNEKHQTKQWTMSQQFNAQKLQKQLFESAKSSFLQNVQKDSRNSTLPQCNVLPPSFTKPIASLSMKFLKPSFSVNSREGSSLNLLQCENAQRNIIHSLAIKDMALYKNVTYLQASTVIRIRMAASNPASILQIADTSSVKDVQAAYRKLARLVHPDKNPHPEANAVFHTLQWAWQSLTESKRFA, encoded by the exons ATGAGAAAATCCGAAACCGAATCCCGCACATGTGGCCAAAACAATATAGGTTTTCGTCCAACTGTACCTCGAAAAAGTAAAACTACTCGTGCGTCCttagaaataaatgagaaaaaaaaaaacaagttgaATACACCATGTACGTCTGAAAATCTTTTAAACAACTTACAATTTAAGAATAGCACTGACACGTGTTGTCATTCAACTCAAATCAGTACAAAAGACTTTACGACAAAAAAACGACAACGCGACATACCTactatcgaattaaaaaataggaCTACGGGCTCTGGGAAATTCCTTAACAGCTCAACGCAATGGTGTGTTTTTCACGGCACAACAACGTTTTGTGTGGTTACTTCAACATCactttttttccctttttgcactaagaaaaaacatttgtccAGCTGTCTGctttgttcaaaatgttgtacaaagttagaaaaatttataaatgaagcGAAACGACATAATTGtactattgaaaaaattgattacccAGTATGGTCAAatggaaataaagaaaaagaatccgAAAAAATTCGAcatgttcaaaatatttcaagggAAGGTTTAGATTCTACCCGGTTATCTACCAAATCGTCGTTTTTAAAAGATCAATTTAGAGTACAAGCACTGTGCGGGAAGCTTCATCGCTTTTTATTAACCGAAGCTCATTTGACTATGAATCTTTGGTGCCCATTCTgtataatgaatgaaaaaaacatatcGAATGAGAAACATCAAACCAAGCAATGGACTATGTCTCAACAGTTTAATGCtcagaaattacaaaaacaattatttgaatctGCTAAGTCATCTTTTCTCCAAAATGTGCAAAAAGATTCACGAAATTCAACTCTTCCACAATGTAATGTTTTACCTCCCAGCTTTACAAAACCTATAGCAAGCCtttctatgaaatttttaaagccTTCTTTTTCAGTTAATTCAAGAg AAGGTAGTTCGCTAAATCTTTTACAGTGTGAGAATGcgcaaagaaatataattcattcccTTGCTATTAAAGATATGGCtctttataaaaa TGTGACATATTTGCAAGCTTCTACAgttattcgaattcgaatgGCTGCTTCTAATCCAGCATCTATTTTACAA ATTGCCGACACGAGCAGCGTAAAAGATGTACAGGCCGCATATCGAAAGCTTGCTCGACTTGTTCATCCCGACAAAAATCCTCACCCTGAG GCCAACGCAGTTTTTCATACGCTTCAATGGGCCTGGCAATCTTTGACGGAATCAAAACGTTTTGcgtaa
- the LOC128883342 gene encoding uncharacterized protein LOC128883342 isoform X1, whose product MISENLEEEKKFLLKVISLQINPLLQTLLKEPAMPEEIIQLYSDIKPLSSDFQMLLLNYRPSLISLACKSAKRINSLCWMMLHAGPWLLVSMFWRRLYAMSCLCLCVLNSLKWWDIISADVKKKIDPTISLLLPEEPTSTSDLALFSLKAAFHYADMGLIMGGYFSEKWRLSISTNIEKDSVSLQRQEIFNRLEFSLETIPYLLHNFFNNQLWQDAMSCHPIKRPDSLRIPLLFHIFQTHTSFYSFDSKVIKTDIFPDILDTHYTTAFYIFSVDFSTLLWKVETKCYKVLATQIPTRLYDTSVWSLLNAFVYKKIPFFLRQGASHFPAIHTWKNIPQRLAKCGLLRLVPVEIGSSYSDKKWTQRIMTIQDYIENFLMETSPTNETESLGYIAQHAMLDHMPELQAELLVPDVVACVTDISNVKRLLWIGPEGTLSPYHTDSSDNIFTQIAGFKIVFLIPSHYTAEDMYCLSNLLHNTSSIHPMDIMNHPVDLTVYPRYPAKEQKVCILGPGDQLYIPQGWWHCVKSLTKSVSFSVWFESCKTP is encoded by the exons ATGATTTCTGAAAAccttgaagaagaaaaaaaatttttacttaaagtCATCTCATTACAAATTAATCCTTTGCTTCAAACCTTATTGAAAGAACCCGCTATGCCTGAAGAAATCATTCAACTCTATAGCGACATTAAACCACTTTCTTCCGATTTTCAAATGCTTCTGTTAAACTATCGGCCTAGTCTTATTTCCTTAGCGTGTAAATCTGCGAAACGTATCAACAGCTTATGTTGGATGAT gcTTCATGCAGGCCCATGGTTATTAGTGTCTATGTTTTGGAGAAGGTTGTATGCAATGTCGTGTTTATGCCTTTGCGTTTTGAATTCATTAAAGTGGTGGGACATTATTTCAGCTgacgtaaaaaagaaaa TAGATCCAActatttctttattacttCCAGAGGAACCTACTTCAACAAGTGACCTTGCCTTGTTTTCACTGAAGGCGGCTTTTCATTATGCGGATATGG GACTTATAATGGGAggatatttttcagaaaagtGGCGTCTCTCGATCTCCACGAACATTGAAAAAGATTCCGTTTCTTTACAACGTCaagaaatttttaaccgacttgaATTTTCGTTAGAAACCATTCCTTATTTActccataatttttttaataatcaactTTGGCAAGACGCAATGTCTTGCCACCCTATCAAACGGCCTGATTCATTGCGAATTCCCCTtttgtttcacatttttcaaacgcacacatcattttattcatttgatTCAAAAGTCATTAAAACGGATATTTTTCCAGATATTCTAGATACACACTATACTACCGCGttctatatattttctgttGATTTCTCCACATTATTATGGAAAGtagaaacaaaatgttataAGGTTTTGGCAACACAAATTCCAACAAGACTGTATG ACACCTCTGTGTGGAGCCTTTTAAATgcttttgtttataaaaaaataccttTTTTTCTGCGTCAAGGAGCAAGTCATTTTCCAGCGATTCACACGTGGAAAAATATTCCTCAACGTTtagcaaaa tgCGGTCTTTTACGTTTGGTTCCAGTAGAAATAG gaagtAGTTATTCTGATAAGAAATGGACGCAG CGTATCATGACTATTCAAGactatattgaaaattttctgatGGAGACCTCACCAACTAACGAAACTGAAA GTCTAGGATACATAGCTCAGCATGCTATGCTCGATCATATGCCGGAACTTCAAGCAGAATTGCTTGTTCCTGACGTCGTTGCTTGTG TAACCGATATCTCTAATGTGAAACGTTTATTATGGATTGGTCCAGAGGGAACGTTAAGTCCTTATCATACAGATAGttctgataatatttttacacaa atTGCTGggtttaaaattgtttttttaattccctCACACTACACTGCAGAGGACATGTACTGCCTTTCTAAC ttaTTACATAATACATCAAGCATTCATCCAATGGATATAATGAACCATCCTGTTGATTTAACAGTGTATCCTAGGTATCCTGCAAAAGAACAAAAAGTCTGTATATTAGGTCCAGGGGATCAATTATATATTCCCCAAGGATGGTGGCATTGTGTTAAATCTTTAACTAaaagtgtttctttttctgtttggTTTGAATCCTGCAAGACGCCTTAA
- the LOC128883342 gene encoding uncharacterized protein LOC128883342 isoform X2 — protein MISENLEEEKKFLLKVISLQINPLLQTLLKEPAMPEEIIQLYSDIKPLSSDFQMLLLNYRPSLISLACKSAKRINSLCWMMLHAGPWLLVSMFWRRLYAMSCLCLCVLNSLKWWDIISADVKKKKEPTSTSDLALFSLKAAFHYADMGLIMGGYFSEKWRLSISTNIEKDSVSLQRQEIFNRLEFSLETIPYLLHNFFNNQLWQDAMSCHPIKRPDSLRIPLLFHIFQTHTSFYSFDSKVIKTDIFPDILDTHYTTAFYIFSVDFSTLLWKVETKCYKVLATQIPTRLYDTSVWSLLNAFVYKKIPFFLRQGASHFPAIHTWKNIPQRLAKCGLLRLVPVEIGSSYSDKKWTQRIMTIQDYIENFLMETSPTNETESLGYIAQHAMLDHMPELQAELLVPDVVACVTDISNVKRLLWIGPEGTLSPYHTDSSDNIFTQIAGFKIVFLIPSHYTAEDMYCLSNLLHNTSSIHPMDIMNHPVDLTVYPRYPAKEQKVCILGPGDQLYIPQGWWHCVKSLTKSVSFSVWFESCKTP, from the exons ATGATTTCTGAAAAccttgaagaagaaaaaaaatttttacttaaagtCATCTCATTACAAATTAATCCTTTGCTTCAAACCTTATTGAAAGAACCCGCTATGCCTGAAGAAATCATTCAACTCTATAGCGACATTAAACCACTTTCTTCCGATTTTCAAATGCTTCTGTTAAACTATCGGCCTAGTCTTATTTCCTTAGCGTGTAAATCTGCGAAACGTATCAACAGCTTATGTTGGATGAT gcTTCATGCAGGCCCATGGTTATTAGTGTCTATGTTTTGGAGAAGGTTGTATGCAATGTCGTGTTTATGCCTTTGCGTTTTGAATTCATTAAAGTGGTGGGACATTATTTCAGCTgacgtaaaaaagaaaa AGGAACCTACTTCAACAAGTGACCTTGCCTTGTTTTCACTGAAGGCGGCTTTTCATTATGCGGATATGG GACTTATAATGGGAggatatttttcagaaaagtGGCGTCTCTCGATCTCCACGAACATTGAAAAAGATTCCGTTTCTTTACAACGTCaagaaatttttaaccgacttgaATTTTCGTTAGAAACCATTCCTTATTTActccataatttttttaataatcaactTTGGCAAGACGCAATGTCTTGCCACCCTATCAAACGGCCTGATTCATTGCGAATTCCCCTtttgtttcacatttttcaaacgcacacatcattttattcatttgatTCAAAAGTCATTAAAACGGATATTTTTCCAGATATTCTAGATACACACTATACTACCGCGttctatatattttctgttGATTTCTCCACATTATTATGGAAAGtagaaacaaaatgttataAGGTTTTGGCAACACAAATTCCAACAAGACTGTATG ACACCTCTGTGTGGAGCCTTTTAAATgcttttgtttataaaaaaataccttTTTTTCTGCGTCAAGGAGCAAGTCATTTTCCAGCGATTCACACGTGGAAAAATATTCCTCAACGTTtagcaaaa tgCGGTCTTTTACGTTTGGTTCCAGTAGAAATAG gaagtAGTTATTCTGATAAGAAATGGACGCAG CGTATCATGACTATTCAAGactatattgaaaattttctgatGGAGACCTCACCAACTAACGAAACTGAAA GTCTAGGATACATAGCTCAGCATGCTATGCTCGATCATATGCCGGAACTTCAAGCAGAATTGCTTGTTCCTGACGTCGTTGCTTGTG TAACCGATATCTCTAATGTGAAACGTTTATTATGGATTGGTCCAGAGGGAACGTTAAGTCCTTATCATACAGATAGttctgataatatttttacacaa atTGCTGggtttaaaattgtttttttaattccctCACACTACACTGCAGAGGACATGTACTGCCTTTCTAAC ttaTTACATAATACATCAAGCATTCATCCAATGGATATAATGAACCATCCTGTTGATTTAACAGTGTATCCTAGGTATCCTGCAAAAGAACAAAAAGTCTGTATATTAGGTCCAGGGGATCAATTATATATTCCCCAAGGATGGTGGCATTGTGTTAAATCTTTAACTAaaagtgtttctttttctgtttggTTTGAATCCTGCAAGACGCCTTAA
- the LOC128883342 gene encoding bifunctional peptidase and arginyl-hydroxylase JMJD5-like isoform X6, producing MGLIMGGYFSEKWRLSISTNIEKDSVSLQRQEIFNRLEFSLETIPYLLHNFFNNQLWQDAMSCHPIKRPDSLRIPLLFHIFQTHTSFYSFDSKVIKTDIFPDILDTHYTTAFYIFSVDFSTLLWKVETKCYKVLATQIPTRLYDTSVWSLLNAFVYKKIPFFLRQGASHFPAIHTWKNIPQRLAKCGLLRLVPVEIGSSYSDKKWTQRIMTIQDYIENFLMETSPTNETESLGYIAQHAMLDHMPELQAELLVPDVVACVTDISNVKRLLWIGPEGTLSPYHTDSSDNIFTQIAGFKIVFLIPSHYTAEDMYCLSNLLHNTSSIHPMDIMNHPVDLTVYPRYPAKEQKVCILGPGDQLYIPQGWWHCVKSLTKSVSFSVWFESCKTP from the exons ATGG GACTTATAATGGGAggatatttttcagaaaagtGGCGTCTCTCGATCTCCACGAACATTGAAAAAGATTCCGTTTCTTTACAACGTCaagaaatttttaaccgacttgaATTTTCGTTAGAAACCATTCCTTATTTActccataatttttttaataatcaactTTGGCAAGACGCAATGTCTTGCCACCCTATCAAACGGCCTGATTCATTGCGAATTCCCCTtttgtttcacatttttcaaacgcacacatcattttattcatttgatTCAAAAGTCATTAAAACGGATATTTTTCCAGATATTCTAGATACACACTATACTACCGCGttctatatattttctgttGATTTCTCCACATTATTATGGAAAGtagaaacaaaatgttataAGGTTTTGGCAACACAAATTCCAACAAGACTGTATG ACACCTCTGTGTGGAGCCTTTTAAATgcttttgtttataaaaaaataccttTTTTTCTGCGTCAAGGAGCAAGTCATTTTCCAGCGATTCACACGTGGAAAAATATTCCTCAACGTTtagcaaaa tgCGGTCTTTTACGTTTGGTTCCAGTAGAAATAG gaagtAGTTATTCTGATAAGAAATGGACGCAG CGTATCATGACTATTCAAGactatattgaaaattttctgatGGAGACCTCACCAACTAACGAAACTGAAA GTCTAGGATACATAGCTCAGCATGCTATGCTCGATCATATGCCGGAACTTCAAGCAGAATTGCTTGTTCCTGACGTCGTTGCTTGTG TAACCGATATCTCTAATGTGAAACGTTTATTATGGATTGGTCCAGAGGGAACGTTAAGTCCTTATCATACAGATAGttctgataatatttttacacaa atTGCTGggtttaaaattgtttttttaattccctCACACTACACTGCAGAGGACATGTACTGCCTTTCTAAC ttaTTACATAATACATCAAGCATTCATCCAATGGATATAATGAACCATCCTGTTGATTTAACAGTGTATCCTAGGTATCCTGCAAAAGAACAAAAAGTCTGTATATTAGGTCCAGGGGATCAATTATATATTCCCCAAGGATGGTGGCATTGTGTTAAATCTTTAACTAaaagtgtttctttttctgtttggTTTGAATCCTGCAAGACGCCTTAA
- the LOC128883342 gene encoding uncharacterized protein LOC128883342 isoform X3: MISENLEEEKKFLLKVISLQINPLLQTLLKEPAMPEEIIQLYSDIKPLSSDFQMLLLNYRPSLISLACKSAKRINSLCWMMLHAGPWLLVSMFWRRLYAMSCLCLCVLNSLKWWDIISADVKKKIDPTISLLLPEEPTSTSDLALFSLKAAFHYADMGLIMGGYFSEKWRLSISTNIEKDSVSLQRQEIFNRLEFSLETIPYLLHNFFNNQLWQDAMSCHPIKRPDSLRIPLLFHIFQTHTSFYSFDSKVIKTDIFPDILDTHYTTAFYIFSVDFSTLLWKVETKCYKVLATQIPTRLYDTSVWSLLNAFVYKKIPFFLRQGASHFPAIHTWKNIPQRLAKCGLLRLVPVEIGSSYSDKKWTQRIMTIQDYIENFLMETSPTNETESLGYIAQHAMLDHMPELQAELLVPDVVACVTDISNVKRLLWIGPEGTLSPYHTDSSDNIFTQIAGFKIVFLIPSHYTAEDMYCLSNVIIT; encoded by the exons ATGATTTCTGAAAAccttgaagaagaaaaaaaatttttacttaaagtCATCTCATTACAAATTAATCCTTTGCTTCAAACCTTATTGAAAGAACCCGCTATGCCTGAAGAAATCATTCAACTCTATAGCGACATTAAACCACTTTCTTCCGATTTTCAAATGCTTCTGTTAAACTATCGGCCTAGTCTTATTTCCTTAGCGTGTAAATCTGCGAAACGTATCAACAGCTTATGTTGGATGAT gcTTCATGCAGGCCCATGGTTATTAGTGTCTATGTTTTGGAGAAGGTTGTATGCAATGTCGTGTTTATGCCTTTGCGTTTTGAATTCATTAAAGTGGTGGGACATTATTTCAGCTgacgtaaaaaagaaaa TAGATCCAActatttctttattacttCCAGAGGAACCTACTTCAACAAGTGACCTTGCCTTGTTTTCACTGAAGGCGGCTTTTCATTATGCGGATATGG GACTTATAATGGGAggatatttttcagaaaagtGGCGTCTCTCGATCTCCACGAACATTGAAAAAGATTCCGTTTCTTTACAACGTCaagaaatttttaaccgacttgaATTTTCGTTAGAAACCATTCCTTATTTActccataatttttttaataatcaactTTGGCAAGACGCAATGTCTTGCCACCCTATCAAACGGCCTGATTCATTGCGAATTCCCCTtttgtttcacatttttcaaacgcacacatcattttattcatttgatTCAAAAGTCATTAAAACGGATATTTTTCCAGATATTCTAGATACACACTATACTACCGCGttctatatattttctgttGATTTCTCCACATTATTATGGAAAGtagaaacaaaatgttataAGGTTTTGGCAACACAAATTCCAACAAGACTGTATG ACACCTCTGTGTGGAGCCTTTTAAATgcttttgtttataaaaaaataccttTTTTTCTGCGTCAAGGAGCAAGTCATTTTCCAGCGATTCACACGTGGAAAAATATTCCTCAACGTTtagcaaaa tgCGGTCTTTTACGTTTGGTTCCAGTAGAAATAG gaagtAGTTATTCTGATAAGAAATGGACGCAG CGTATCATGACTATTCAAGactatattgaaaattttctgatGGAGACCTCACCAACTAACGAAACTGAAA GTCTAGGATACATAGCTCAGCATGCTATGCTCGATCATATGCCGGAACTTCAAGCAGAATTGCTTGTTCCTGACGTCGTTGCTTGTG TAACCGATATCTCTAATGTGAAACGTTTATTATGGATTGGTCCAGAGGGAACGTTAAGTCCTTATCATACAGATAGttctgataatatttttacacaa atTGCTGggtttaaaattgtttttttaattccctCACACTACACTGCAGAGGACATGTACTGCCTTTCTAACGTTA ttaTTACATAA